ATCCGAGGTGTCGGGGGGCGCGGTCGTGGTCGATCCGGCGAGTGGCCGCAAGCTCGGCGTCGCCTCGCCGCTCATGCGCGCGCAGCACGCGCTCGTCGACCCGCTCCTGACGCTCGGCCTCCCGCCCGCGGCGACGATGGGGACGGGCGCCGACGCGCTCGCCCAGGCCATCGGCGGCGTGATCGTCCGCAACGGCAATCCCGGCTCGTTCGCGCTCGGCCTGGAAGCCTGCCGGCACGTCGCCGCCGGCCTGCCGGCCGCCGTGGCGGACGGCGGCGATCGCGCCGCCCGGGCCGAGCTCAGCCTCGGCAGCCTGCTCGCCGGCCTGTCCATGAACCTGTCGGACTGCGGCGCCGACCACGCCCTCGGCCACGCCATCGGCGGGCGCCTGGGGCTGCCCCACGGACTGAGCGTCGGCCTCGTCCTCGCCGAGACCCTGGACGTCGACCGCAGTGCCTGCGCCGAGCGG
This Gaiellales bacterium DNA region includes the following protein-coding sequences:
- a CDS encoding iron-containing alcohol dehydrogenase encodes the protein SEVSGGAVVVDPASGRKLGVASPLMRAQHALVDPLLTLGLPPAATMGTGADALAQAIGGVIVRNGNPGSFALGLEACRHVAAGLPAAVADGGDRAARAELSLGSLLAGLSMNLSDCGADHALGHAIGGRLGLPHGLSVGLVLAETLDVDRSACAERLERVADALCEPRDGSADGSRAVRAVRRLLAEIGFPTCAEAGVAATDVDALVDLARDDYCLTVSPHTWTDEDIRRAYADALALDARGSSSNA